Proteins co-encoded in one Puntigrus tetrazona isolate hp1 chromosome 20, ASM1883169v1, whole genome shotgun sequence genomic window:
- the LOC122324548 gene encoding polymeric immunoglobulin receptor-like: protein MREHLYLFIFMLHFSTGCIVSDVDHTIDITGYTGASVVLPCSCPDSQSTDTTFTWEFQRGNRWIQVSEDEKYSGRLVLFNEHSPTNLSLLISDLRINDQGYYKCTTQTNSVTFVELKVKGCDLVKYSRTLVVTGYSGESVVLLCSCSELLAKPQQIKWVYFINNEYEEIYPNEQIENFKNRVKLLNPNTPGDLSLHISALTSKDQGHYQCVSSQQVNSFSLKVLHDEEHIISLSTPQPSHQTQERPSPQPSPQTSPQTLQNVFILVAVFSVLLLLAFLALSSRYGEDEVPCSDVVYVSTTSTPAHVQNDLAQLPEYANTKTKT, encoded by the exons ATGAGGGAGCATTTATATCTTTTCATCTTTATGCTTCATTTCAGTACAG GCTGTATTGTTTCAGATGTGGACCATACAATAGATATAACCGGATACACAGGTGCTTCAGTTGTGCTGCCCTGCTCTTGTCCTGACTCTCAGTCTACAGACACGACGTTCACCTGGGAGTTTCAGCGGGGAAATCGATGGATTCAAGTATCTGAAGATGAGAAATACAGCGGCAGACTTGTGCTGTTTAATGAACATTCTCCAACAAATCTGTCTCTTCTCATTTCTGACCTCAGAATAAATGACCAGGGCTACTATAAGTGTACGACTCAAACAAATAGtgttacatttgttgaattaaaaGTTAAAG GCTGTGATTTGGTTAAGTACAGCAGGACACTAGTAGTAACTGGATATTCAGGAGAGTCTGTGGTTCTTCTCTGCTCCTGCTCTGAACTACTGGCTAAACCTCAACAGATCAAATGGGTGTATTTCATTAACAATGAATATGAAGAAATTTACCCAAATGAACAGATTGAGAATTTCAAGAACAGAGTCAAGCTGTTAAATCCAAACACTCCAGGAGATCTTTCTCTACACATATCAGCACTGACCTCAAAGGACCAAGGGCACTATCAGTGTGTCTCGTCTCAGCAAGTAAACTCCTTCAGTCTTAAAGTACTTCATGACGAAG AGCATATAATCAGTTTATCAACACCTCAACCATCACATCAAACACAAGAACGTCCATCACCTCAACCATCACCTCAAACATCACCTCAAACACTTCAGA aTGTTTTCATCTTAGTGGCTGTTTTTTCTGTGCTGCTGTTACTGGCATTTCTGGCATTATCTTCTAGATATGGAGag GATGAAGTGCCCTGTTCTGATGTAGTCTACGTTAGCACCACATCTACACCTGCTCATGTACAGAATGACCTGGCACAGCTCCCTGAATACGCCAATACCAAAACTAAAACttga
- the LOC122324546 gene encoding glycoprotein integral membrane protein 1-like, which translates to MAATWKIRLTVVYLNVLFVLANADAKQITTETVVLNVTAVSQTNQTKYSVQINLNIGLLDNETFINGAPLKSPGVTRMICPALLLDSSNVSSSNPADGLVSSELRLMVNQSYVQSDVGDQLLLLVLSQEIIQLADDKVQQPDACEVEILWNQSSEEITQVTSIYPSSRSKLSAIPRESDVLVTNASIRNTVEDQVLNTTSHYLLKHAETTQEEIAAPGKLPETPLRMDPETLYESREEEEGTSDSLLPGSPLSGSLSSYSVACQWVEGLRDKLRRFWSDSIPLFFLIMWVVVVGVAGSAVIIKILDLLFPSCEHRGFFHLNPETLMPEDEKQRLIDNMEGETEKCILIEK; encoded by the exons ATGGCGGCTACATGGAAAATACGTTTAAcggttgtttatttaaacgtcTTGTTTGTCCTGGCCAATGCAGACGCGAAACAAATAACCACG GAAACGGTTGTGTTAAACGTGACAGCGGTTAGTCAAACTAACCAGACTAAGTACAGTGTACAG ataaatttaaatataggtCTTTTGGACAATGAAACGTTTATTAACGGAGCTCCTCTCAAGTCTCCAGGAGTCACAAGGATGATATGTCCCGCTCTATTGT TGGATAGTTCTAACGTGAGCTCTAGTAATCCTGCGGATGGGTTGGTCAGCAGTGAGCTGAGGCTGATGGTGAATCAGTCATATGTTCAGAGCGATGTTGGAGATCAGCTTCTGTTACTCGTCCTGAGTCAGGAGATAATCCAGCTGGCAGATGATAAG GTCCAGCAGCCAGACGCGTGTGAGGTGGAGATCCTGTGGAACCAGAGCTCTGAGGAGATCACACAGGTGACCAGTATTTACCCATCATCGAGAAGCAAGCTCTCTGCCATCCCACGAGAGAGTGACGTCTTGGTGACTAATGCATCCATACGTAATACAG TTGAAGACCAAGTGCTTAACACCACCAGCCACTATCTACTCAAACATGCAGAGACCACTCAGGAGGAGATCGCAGCTCCAGGGAAACTTCCTGAAACACCGTTGCGGATGGACCCTGAAACCTTGTATGAGTccagagaggaagaggaagggaCTTCAGATTCATTGCTGCCTGGGTCTCCTCTGAGTGGGTCCTTGTCTTCCTATAGT GTGGCGTGTCAGTGGGTCGAGGGGCTAAGAGATAAACTGAGGCGCTTCTGGTCTGATTCTATCCCACTCTTCTTCTTGATCATGTGGGTGGTGGTGGTTGGTGTTGCTGGTTCAGCTGTCATCATTAAGATCCTGGATCTTCTGTTCCCCTCATGTGAACACAG GGGATTCTTTCATTTGAATCCAGAGACTCTGATGCCAGAGGATGAAAAACAGAGGCTGATAGATAACATGGAGGgagaaacagaaaaatgcattttgatagaAAAGTGA
- the katna1 gene encoding katanin p60 ATPase-containing subunit A1 — translation MLSLSFTNIFQESFTHFTDWALHRMSLAEINENVKLAREYALLGNYSSAVVCYQGVLEQIRKYLYSVKDSSLQQKWQQVWQEINEETKQVREIMATLESFQLESTPSKPSSFSQENDIMPVHVEHRPSPCVGRKSSGPHKESKGHGNRLSVGPRNQPRPSPRVANGDKGKPQKGKEKKENPSKPKDDKNKAEGVETEVKRFDRGGEDKDLIETLERDIISQNPNVTWDDIADLEEAKKLLKEAVVLPMWMPEFFKGIRRPWKGVLMVGPPGTGKTLLAKAVATECRTTFFNVSSSTLTSKYRGESEKLVRLLFEMARFYAPTTIFIDEIDSICSRRGNSEEHEASRRVKAELLVQMDGVGGTSENDPSKMVMVLAATNFPWDIDEALRRRLEKRIYIPLPSAKGRVELLKINLKELELANDVNMDKIAEQMEGYSGADITNVCRDASLMAMRRRIEGLTPEEIRNLSKDEMHMPTTMEDFETALKKVSKSVSAADLEKYEKWIAEFGSC, via the exons ATGCTGAGCCTTTCCTTTACGAATATCTTCCAGGAAAGTTTTACACACTTCACAGACTGGGCACTTCACAG AATGAGTTTGGCGGAGATCAATGAGAATGTGAAGCTGGCCAGAGAATACGCCCTGCTGGGGAACTACAGCTCGGCGGTGGTCTGTTATCAGGGCGTCCTGGAGCAGATCAGAAAATACCTCTACTCGGTCAAAGACTCCTCTCTACAGCAGAAATGGCAGCAG GTTTGGCAAGAGATAAATGAGGAGACTAAGCAAGTTCGGGAGATCATGGCAACACTTGAGAGTTTCCAGTTGGAGTCGACCCCATCCAAACCCAGCAGCTTCAGCCAGGAGAATGACATTATGCCTGTTCATGTGGAGCACAG GCCGTCTCCGTGTGTAGGACGGAAATCCTCTGGTCCTCataaagaaagcaaaggacATGGGAACCGATTGAGCGTTGGCCCCCGCAACCAACCACGACCCTCACCGCGTGTTGCCAACGGTGACAAGGGAAAACCTCAAAAgggcaaagaaaagaaagaaaacccaTCCAAGCCCAAAGATGATAAG AACAAAGCGGAGGGAGTGGAGACCGAGGTCAAGAGGTTTgacagaggaggagaggacaaAGATCTGATTGAAACTCTGGAGAGAGACATCATCTCTCAAAACCCCAATGTCACATG GGATGACATTGCTGACCTTGAGGAGGCCAAGAAGCTTTTGAAGGAAGCCGTGGTTTTGCCCATGTGGATGCCTGAGTTCTTTAAAGGAATAAGGCGCCCGTGGAAG GGAGTTTTGATGGTGGGTCCACCAGGCACAGGAAAGACATTGCTTGCCAAAGCTGTTGCCACCGAGTGCCGAACCACCTTTTTTAACGTGTCTTCCTCCACTCTCACCTCCAAATACAGAGGAGAGTCTGAAAAACTTGTGCGACTGCTGTTTGAGATG GCACGCTTTTATGCCCCCACCACCATCTTCATTGATGAGATAGACTCCATATGTAGCCGTAGAGGAAACTCAGAGGAACATGAAGCCAGCAGACGTGTTAAAGCTGAACTACTCGTCCAGATGGATG GTGTCGGTGGGACGTCTGAAAATGACCCTTCGAAAATGGTCATGGTTCTGGCAGCCACCAACTTTCCATGGGACATCGATGAAGCTCTGAGACGCAGGCTAGAGAAGAGAATATACATCCCGTTGCCCTCAG CTAAAGGAAGAGTGGAGCTACTCAAGATCAACCTGAAGGAGCTGGAGCTGGCCAATGATGTCAACATGGACAAGATCGCTGAGCAGATGGAGGGATACTCTGGTGCTGACATCACCAATGTTTGCAG AGACGCGTCCCTGATGGCAATGAGAAGGCGGATTGAGGGCTTGACTCCTGAGGAGATACGAAACTTGTCGAAAGATGAGATGCACATGCCCACTACAATGGAGGACTTTGAGACTGCACTCAAGAAAGTGTCCAAGTCTGTATCTGCTGCTGACctagaaaaatatgaaaagtggATAGCGGAGTTTGGCTCCTGCTga
- the LOC122324547 gene encoding polymeric immunoglobulin receptor-like isoform X1, translating into MRDHLHLFMFLFCFSTGCIVSDVDHTIDITGYTGASVVLPCSCPDSQSTDTTFTWEFQRGNRWIQVSEDEKYSGRLVLFNEHSPTNLSLLISDLRINDQGYYKCTTQTNSVTFVELKVKGCDLVKYSRTLVVTGYSGESVVLLCSCSELLAKPQQIKWVYFINNEYEEIYPNEQIENFKNRVKLLNPNTPGDLSLHISALTSKDQGHYQCVSSQQVNSFSLKVLHDEATHQTSHQTQDFTTSQLLPTPQPYTSQHIFILLGVFFSLLLLALLALILWRCRGSRNNKKVTADDVELKRENNQDDVMYSAVVHVKAASTPAHDVPAEHTEYASINIKR; encoded by the exons ATGAGGGACCACTTAcatcttttcatgtttttgttttgtttcagtacAG GCTGTATTGTTTCAGATGTGGACCATACAATAGATATAACCGGATACACAGGTGCTTCAGTTGTGCTGCCCTGCTCTTGTCCTGACTCTCAGTCTACAGACACAACGTTCACCTGGGAGTTTCAGCGGGGAAATCGATGGATTCAAGTATCTGAAGATGAGAAATACAGCGGCAGACTTGTGCTGTTTAATGAACATTCTCCAACAAATCTGTCTCTTCTCATTTCTGACCTCAGAATAAATGACCAGGGCTACTATAAGTGTACGACTCAAACAAATAGtgttacatttgttgaattaaaaGTTAAAG GCTGTGATTTGGTTAAGTACAGCAGGACACTAGTAGTAACTGGATATTCAGGAGAGTCTGTGGTTCTTCTCTGCTCCTGCTCTGAACTACTGGCTAAACCTCAACAGATCAAATGGGTGTATTTCATTAACAATGAATATGAAGAAATTTACCCAAATGAACAGATTGAGAATTTCAAGAACAGAGTCAAGCTGTTAAATCCAAACACTCCAGGAGATCTTTCTCTACACATATCAGCACTGACCTCAAAGGACCAAGGGCACTATCAGTGTGTCTCGTCTCAGCAAGTAAACTCCTTCAGTCTTAAAGTACTTCATGACGAAG CGACACATCAAACTTCACACCAAACACAAGACTTCACAACTTCACAACTTCTACCTACTCCACAACCATATACATCTCAAC ATATTTTCATTCTACTGGGAGTGTTTTTCTCATTGCTTTTACTGGCATTACTGGCATTAATATTATGGAGATGCAGAG GaagcagaaataataaaaaggtgacCGCTGATGATGTAGAgctaaagagagaaaacaatcaG gATGATGTAATGTATTCTGCTGTAGTCCATGTTAAAGCAGCATCCACACCAGCTCACGATGTCCCAGCAGAGCACACAGAGTACGCTTCGATCAACATTAAGCGCTAA
- the LOC122325484 gene encoding LOW QUALITY PROTEIN: tripartite motif-containing protein 16-like (The sequence of the model RefSeq protein was modified relative to this genomic sequence to represent the inferred CDS: inserted 2 bases in 1 codon; deleted 1 base in 1 codon) — MADASIRTSGKDEASCPVCRDLLKYPVTCNCGQSFCSACVLSLXSRDSPKGSHSCPQCGEMFTPKPSIKVNDLLEKMKKVELSSSNHPSDPSYAGPGDVKCEECTGRKHKAVKFCLMCRASFCESHLIPHTTVPFLKRHKLIEASPDLQENFCSQHDRLNEFYCRTDQKCICASCALNEHKEHDTVEAETERMGKQTEIAEKQREVKQRIKEKQKELDELKQSVDTLKCSAQAALDENARIFTQLIHTIEKTCSEVAELTRAQEKMEYNQFWQQYEQLEQEIAELYRRDTELQKLLNTDNNVSFLQHFQSLSSLSASVASVTVSQHIKPDLVRKSLSDLKLELEKFDKEEYRIISNVTNFQMRFPFETVNTEDFLRYYRTFTLDTMSSEFLKTREKHCAVRQSDRMFSIPRDLIIGPRCYAKKVSALVTLISLDDISEYESSEDDSRDFSDLFVGDFIIVKFTTKCRSYRHIGMVKKLEDDEASHSTQSTSIYNVPAVTGVVKECFFNPQNQVEKMQRTTKQKIQNKLKAIEELKQVMNALKCSAQTAVEHNEKIFTELIFSIKKRQHEVTQLIRDQERTEVSRAEGLLKQLEQEIADLQRKDTELDQHPHTEQPFPFENLSASSESESSSSMTVNRISFDALRKSLSDLKQHFEDFCQEKISNIISVVARIQILPLTSNHFKQYFCSFTLDPHTAIEHIILTENNRRMTYPEHLGIYKFPCKVFCRESVFGRCYWEVDWTGTCVHISVSYKETNGRGKGLVGMFGNNDTSWSLQCFPKPVFWHKSIKTEIPSPLSSRVGVFVDYKAGTLSFYSVSDTLTLLHSVQTIFTQPLYPGFWFSGSGSGDLLNLDNSAASPSVFSSVKLCDP; from the exons ATGGCAGATGCCAGTATTAGGACATCAGGTAAGGACGAGGCCAGCTGTCCAGTCTGTCGAGATCTACTGAAATATCCAGTGACTTGTAACTGTGGTCAGAGTTTTTGTTCAGCGTGTGTTCTCAGTCT AAGCAGGGACAGTCCAAAGGGATCCCACAGCTGTCCTCAGTGCGGAGAAATGTTCACTCCGAAACCATCCATCAAGGTCAATGATCTGttggagaaaatgaaaaaagtggaGCTATCTTCTTCGAACCATCCTTCGGATCCAAGCTATGCCGGACCTGGAGATGTGAAG TGTGAAGAATGCACTGGAAGAAAACACAAAGCCGTCAAGTTTTGTTTAATGTGTAGGGCTTCCTTCTGTGAAAGTCACCTAATACCACACACCACAGTGCCCTTCCTGAAGAGACACAAGCTGATCGAAGCCTCCCCAGACCTGCAGGAAAACTTCTGCTCCCAACATGACAGACTCAATGAGTTCTATTGCCGTACagaccaaaaatgtatttgtgcttCTTGTGCGCTGAATGAACACAAAGAACATGATACTGTTGAAGCGGAAACGGAAAGGATGGGAAAACAg ACTGAGATTGCAGAAAAGCAAAGAGAGGTAAAGCAAAGAATtaaggaaaaacagaaagagctgGATGAGCTGAAACAGTCTGTAGATACACTAAAG TGCTCTGCACAGGCTGCATTAGATGAAAATGCGAGGATCTTCACTCAGCTGATCCACACCATTGAGAAAACATGCTCTGAGGTAGCAGAGCTCACCAGAGCTCAAGAAAAGATGGAATATAATCAATTTTGGCAGCAGTATGAGCAGCTGGAGCAGGAGATCGCTGAGCTCTACAGGAGAGACACTGAGCTTCAGAAGCTGTTAAACACGGATAATAATGTATCATTCCTACAG CATTTCCAGTCTCTCTCTTCACTATCTGCATCTGTGGCCAGCGTAACTGTCAGTCAGCATATTAAACCCGATCTTGTGAGGAAATCTCTTTCTGATCTCAAATTGGAATTGGAGAAATTTGACAAGGAGGAGTACAGAATTATTTCAAATG TTACAAATTTTCAGATGAGATTTCCTTTTGAGACAGTAAACACTGAGGATTTTCTTCGAT ATTATCGGACGTTTACACTGGACACGATGAGCTCAGAGTTTCTGAAAACAAGAGAGAAGCACTGTGCCGTGAGACAATCCGACCGTATGTTCAGCATCCCAAGAGATTTGATTATTGGCCCCAGGTGCTATGCAAAGAAAGTAT CAGCTCTGGTGACTCTCATCTCACTTGATGACATTTCTGAGTACGAGAGCTCTGAGGATGATAGCAGAGACTTCTCAGATCTGTTTGTTGGTGACTTCATTATAGTGAAGTTCACCACCAAATGCAGGAGCTATCGTCACATTGGCATGGTTAAGAAACTAGAGGATGACGAAGCGAGC CATTCAACGCAGAGTACTAGTATCTATAATGTTCCCGCGGTAACTGGAGTCgtaaaagagtgtttttttaatccacAGAACCAGGTCGAGAAAATGCAGAGAACAACCAAGCAGAAAATCCAGAACAAACTGAAAGCAATAGAGGAGCTGAAGCAGGTCATGAACGCACTGAAG TGCTCTGCTCAGACAGCCGTGGAGCACAATGAGAAGATCTTCACCGAGCTCATCTTCTCCATTAAGAAGAGACAGCATGAGGTGACACAGCTGATCAGAGATCAGGAGAGGACTGAAGTGAGTCGAGCCGAAGGACTCCTGAAACAGCTGGAGCAGGAGATCGCTGATCTCCAGAGGAAAGACACGGAGCTGGATCAGCATCCACACACAGAGCAACCTTTTCCTTTCGAG AATCTCTCTGCTTCTTCTGAATCTGAATCGTCATCCAGTATGACTGTTAATCGTATTTCATTTGATGCACTGAGGAAGTCTCTGtctgatttaaaacaacattttgaagatttttgtcAGGAGAAGATCAGTAATATCATCTCTGTTG TGGCAAGAATTCAGATTTTACCATTAACCAGCAATCACTTTAAGCAAT ATTTTTGCAGCTTCACCCTTGATCCCCACACAGCGATTGAGCACATCATCCTCACTGAGAACAACCGACGGATGACATACCCTGAGCATTTAGGGATTTATAAGTTCCCCTGCAAGGTGTTTtgcagagagagtgtgtttggaCGTTGCTATTGGGAGGTGGACTGGACCGGGACGTGTGTGCATATATCAGTCTCATATAAAGAAACGAATGGCAGAGGAAAGGGATTAGTTGGTATGTTTGGAAACAACGACACATCTTGGAGTCTGCAGTGTTTTCCCAAGCCTGTTTTCTGGCATAAGAGCATTAAAACTGAGATCCCAAGCCCTCTGTCCTCAagggtgggtgtgtttgtggacTACAAAGCGGGAACTCTGTCTTTCTACAGTGTGTCTGATACACTGACCCTCTTACACAGCGTACAGACCATATTTACTCAACCCCTGTATCCTGGGTTTTGGTTCAGCGGATCAGGTTCTGGAGATCTCCTCAACTTAGACAACTCTGCGGCAAGCCCCAGTGTGTTCTCCTCAGTCAAACTGTGTGATCCGTAA
- the LOC122324547 gene encoding polymeric immunoglobulin receptor-like isoform X2 gives MRDHLHLFMFLFCFSTGCIVSDVDHTIDITGYTGASVVLPCSCPDSQSTDTTFTWEFQRGNRWIQVSEDEKYSGRLVLFNEHSPTNLSLLISDLRINDQGYYKCTTQTNSVTFVELKVKGCDLVKYSRTLVVTGYSGESVVLLCSCSELLAKPQQIKWVYFINNEYEEIYPNEQIENFKNRVKLLNPNTPGDLSLHISALTSKDQGHYQCVSSQQVNSFSLKVLHDEATHQTSHQTQDFTTSQLLPTPQPYTSQRSRNNKKVTADDVELKRENNQDDVMYSAVVHVKAASTPAHDVPAEHTEYASINIKR, from the exons ATGAGGGACCACTTAcatcttttcatgtttttgttttgtttcagtacAG GCTGTATTGTTTCAGATGTGGACCATACAATAGATATAACCGGATACACAGGTGCTTCAGTTGTGCTGCCCTGCTCTTGTCCTGACTCTCAGTCTACAGACACAACGTTCACCTGGGAGTTTCAGCGGGGAAATCGATGGATTCAAGTATCTGAAGATGAGAAATACAGCGGCAGACTTGTGCTGTTTAATGAACATTCTCCAACAAATCTGTCTCTTCTCATTTCTGACCTCAGAATAAATGACCAGGGCTACTATAAGTGTACGACTCAAACAAATAGtgttacatttgttgaattaaaaGTTAAAG GCTGTGATTTGGTTAAGTACAGCAGGACACTAGTAGTAACTGGATATTCAGGAGAGTCTGTGGTTCTTCTCTGCTCCTGCTCTGAACTACTGGCTAAACCTCAACAGATCAAATGGGTGTATTTCATTAACAATGAATATGAAGAAATTTACCCAAATGAACAGATTGAGAATTTCAAGAACAGAGTCAAGCTGTTAAATCCAAACACTCCAGGAGATCTTTCTCTACACATATCAGCACTGACCTCAAAGGACCAAGGGCACTATCAGTGTGTCTCGTCTCAGCAAGTAAACTCCTTCAGTCTTAAAGTACTTCATGACGAAG CGACACATCAAACTTCACACCAAACACAAGACTTCACAACTTCACAACTTCTACCTACTCCACAACCATATACATCTCAAC GaagcagaaataataaaaaggtgacCGCTGATGATGTAGAgctaaagagagaaaacaatcaG gATGATGTAATGTATTCTGCTGTAGTCCATGTTAAAGCAGCATCCACACCAGCTCACGATGTCCCAGCAGAGCACACAGAGTACGCTTCGATCAACATTAAGCGCTAA